The following proteins are encoded in a genomic region of Zea mays cultivar B73 chromosome 9, Zm-B73-REFERENCE-NAM-5.0, whole genome shotgun sequence:
- the LOC103640263 gene encoding uncharacterized protein — MNIYLSYPQPPLNNICIISKLSYLYFLIPSLISFSARTSLQLLSVPATAQACRSHLPGIFISRCIAFVSLTARLLWCSLGLLFLVAHGTLPDFSSSLQSRGASPPSQLDLHLWRELFPGAARRFTCSAPPSRAARPRRPPRCLPQPRPPSGPACRAAMVLRSGAALSVQQSGAEVPNLLSAEALRSPSSVHARPISAGALIFSHPPWPASSPFFYRFVN; from the exons ATGAATATTTATTTGAGTTATCCTCAGCCACCGCTTAACAACATATGCATTATCTCCAAGCTGTCGTACCTGTATTTCCTTATCCCCTCGTTAATTTCTTTTTCTGCTCGCACAAGCCTCCAGCTCTTGTCCGTGCCGGCCACCGCCCAAGCCTGTCGATCTCATCTCCCTGGCATTTTTATCAGCCGCTGCATAGCCTTCGTCTCCCTCACCGCTCGGCTTCTCTGGTGCTCGCTGGGCCTCCTTTTCCTAGTCGCCCATGGCACGCTCCCTGATTTCTCCAGCTCGCTCCAGAGCCGTGGAGCTTCCCCGCCGTCCCAGCTCGACCTCCATCTCTGGCGCGAGCTCTTCCCCGGTGCCGCGCGCCGCTTCACCTGCTCGGCGCCTCCCAGCCGTGCAGCTCGTCCGCGTCGTCCGCCGCGGTGCTTGCCCCAGCCTCGACCTCCGTCCGGGCCTGCCTGTCGCGCTGCTATGGTGCTCAGGTCCGGCGCTGCCCTCTCCGTCCAGCAGTCTGGCGCTGAAGTCCCCAACCTCCTCTCTGCTGAAGCCCTCCGCTCGCCGAGCTCCGTACACGCGCGCCCCATCTCTGCTGGCGCCCTGATCTTCAGTCATCCCCCTTGGCCGGCGTCCTCCCCATTTTTTTACAG GTTCGTTAATTGA